Proteins found in one Rhodothermus sp. genomic segment:
- a CDS encoding TonB-dependent receptor has product MRGNRLAGWLIGLGLLGLATTVQAQEVIYRETPLRQVLEDVARRSGYQVLYRDALVEGRTVTLQASEAQLIKALARELIRQGLVLEADTLRRQLLLLEAPPQKVSLEGQVRDAATGLPLPYATLYWWVQGELRGTIADAEGHFAVTLVLEAGQDTLTLTASYVGYEPQTLRLVTTEVEAELTFTLWPQAETLPTVIVVGSAAWLDGVDTTWQRLVQPERFAPFGERSMLRALQALPAVGLAIGLDGLTIRGSQTDGFQVLLDGVPVYHPSHLFGLFDAFNPEALQAVGFYYDIAPAIYAAPPGGTLAFVTRSGGYRRLQSVVGLSNVAGRLLLEGPLGPQGSWLLAGRRSLLDALAWPGNDRLIAFGLDVARPTGPLPPNVADLEARLLQLGPSAATFYDLHGKLRLESGPITLTLSGYLGGDEARQQAQRLMPRWGIRGEVIGFDWQPVVTQQQWGNRMASVQLHYRLASDFRLQTLLATTAYESSYARDDFLYAFTGGGLPKLFRRLAPFAYTNTLTEWRWEQTLQMAWRTGYWTLGYTLQHLNLTYKEHSAVRTRPFAEKQRAVQTDAFLQYEGRSHALLNVLAGLRVHAFSAGSYVRLSPRLQLTIHPEGAWSAGIGFSRNYQFLHHLAFANMHSTGVWLLTGPQQPPTVVDNLSVGMQWRSGRTRLQFNAYARRFANVWQHEVVAPFFLITRDRDDTVPWLTGARSRAYGLEMLLDQPLGPFQTTLAYTLARVDLAHEALNNGTWYPAPWDRRHQFRAYLDVPLWAGTTLSLAWFSASGPPNTERYTDSAQPERLGPYHRMDLTLTSRYRVHVATAELRLGFFNLFDRANPWYRTPVLVLVGQRQPRRFAFVPVDVYDLGRQASFELVFHF; this is encoded by the coding sequence ATGCGGGGCAATAGGCTTGCGGGTTGGCTGATCGGCCTGGGGCTTCTGGGGCTGGCAACTACGGTGCAGGCCCAGGAAGTGATTTATCGCGAAACCCCGCTGCGTCAGGTGCTCGAAGATGTCGCCCGACGTAGTGGCTACCAGGTACTCTATCGCGATGCGCTGGTTGAGGGACGTACTGTCACGTTACAGGCTTCCGAAGCCCAGCTCATCAAAGCACTGGCCCGGGAACTGATCCGGCAGGGACTTGTGCTGGAGGCTGATACGTTACGGCGACAGCTCCTGTTGTTGGAGGCTCCTCCTCAAAAGGTTTCCCTGGAAGGTCAGGTGCGTGATGCCGCGACTGGCTTGCCCCTGCCGTATGCGACGCTATACTGGTGGGTTCAGGGGGAGCTACGGGGAACGATTGCCGACGCCGAAGGCCATTTTGCGGTAACGTTGGTGCTGGAAGCTGGGCAAGATACGCTCACGTTGACTGCTTCGTACGTAGGCTACGAACCTCAGACGCTTCGACTGGTGACTACTGAAGTGGAAGCCGAGTTAACGTTTACCCTGTGGCCGCAGGCAGAAACGTTACCTACCGTGATCGTGGTCGGTAGTGCAGCCTGGCTCGATGGCGTCGATACGACCTGGCAGCGGCTGGTGCAACCTGAACGGTTTGCACCGTTTGGGGAACGCAGTATGCTGCGCGCGTTGCAGGCACTGCCAGCCGTTGGACTGGCCATCGGGCTGGATGGATTGACCATACGGGGCAGTCAGACGGATGGCTTTCAGGTACTGCTCGACGGTGTCCCCGTCTATCACCCGTCCCATCTGTTCGGGTTATTTGATGCCTTTAACCCGGAAGCTCTGCAGGCCGTTGGTTTTTACTACGATATAGCACCGGCTATCTATGCGGCGCCGCCCGGAGGTACGCTGGCTTTCGTTACCCGTAGTGGTGGCTATCGGCGCTTGCAAAGCGTGGTCGGCCTGAGCAATGTGGCCGGTCGCCTACTGCTGGAAGGTCCGTTGGGACCTCAAGGAAGCTGGCTGCTGGCAGGGCGCCGATCGTTGCTGGATGCACTGGCCTGGCCCGGCAACGATCGACTGATAGCATTTGGACTGGATGTGGCACGGCCGACCGGTCCTCTACCGCCAAATGTGGCCGATCTGGAAGCCCGCCTGCTGCAGCTGGGACCTTCGGCGGCCACGTTTTATGACCTGCATGGAAAGCTTCGGCTGGAAAGCGGACCGATTACCCTGACACTGAGCGGTTACCTGGGCGGCGACGAAGCCCGCCAGCAGGCGCAGCGCCTGATGCCCCGCTGGGGCATCCGCGGCGAAGTGATCGGCTTTGACTGGCAACCTGTAGTTACGCAGCAACAATGGGGCAACCGCATGGCCAGCGTACAGCTTCACTATCGGCTGGCCTCGGACTTTCGGCTACAGACATTGCTGGCCACCACAGCCTACGAAAGCAGCTATGCCCGCGATGATTTCCTGTATGCCTTCACAGGTGGAGGCCTACCGAAGCTGTTTCGGCGACTGGCACCGTTTGCCTATACCAATACCCTGACCGAATGGCGCTGGGAACAGACGCTACAGATGGCCTGGCGCACAGGTTACTGGACGCTGGGCTATACGCTACAGCACCTGAACCTTACCTACAAAGAACATTCGGCTGTTCGCACACGTCCATTTGCCGAAAAGCAGCGCGCAGTCCAGACGGACGCTTTTCTGCAGTACGAAGGGCGCTCCCACGCACTGCTGAACGTGCTGGCCGGCCTGCGTGTACATGCCTTTTCAGCTGGCTCGTACGTTCGGCTTTCGCCTCGCTTACAGCTCACCATACACCCTGAAGGGGCTTGGTCGGCCGGGATAGGCTTCAGTCGGAACTACCAGTTTCTACATCACCTGGCCTTTGCGAACATGCATAGTACAGGTGTGTGGCTGTTGACCGGTCCGCAGCAACCCCCAACCGTAGTGGATAACCTGAGCGTAGGAATGCAGTGGCGGTCGGGACGTACGCGGTTGCAGTTCAATGCCTATGCACGGCGTTTTGCCAATGTCTGGCAACATGAAGTTGTAGCGCCTTTCTTCCTGATCACGCGTGACCGCGACGACACGGTCCCCTGGCTTACTGGAGCTCGCAGTCGAGCCTATGGGCTGGAAATGCTACTGGATCAACCGCTTGGGCCGTTTCAAACTACGCTGGCCTACACGCTGGCACGGGTCGATCTGGCACACGAAGCACTGAACAACGGGACCTGGTATCCGGCTCCCTGGGACCGTCGCCATCAATTCCGGGCGTATCTGGACGTACCCCTCTGGGCGGGCACAACGCTGTCGTTAGCCTGGTTCTCGGCTTCGGGTCCCCCCAATACCGAGCGTTATACAGATTCGGCACAGCCGGAGCGGTTGGGCCCCTATCACCGAATGGATCTGACCTTGACAAGCCGCTACCGGGTGCATGTGGCTACCGCCGAATTGCGGCTGGGATTTTTCAACCTGTTTGATCGCGCCAATCCCTGGTACCGGACCCCGGTGTTGGTACTGGTCGGGCAGCGTCAGCCCCGCCGTTTCGCCTTTGTCCCGGTTGATGTATACGACCTGGGGCGTCAGGCTTCTTTTGAACTGGTATTCCACTTCTGA
- a CDS encoding FecR domain-containing protein has product MEQAHHSDRDEVLARRIGQLREEGRPLSSDAELTNDPLGQALLAFAAEATPVEQPERRERIWRQLEVRMHRRHAADRPMRRRSRRSPVWHRALALAVILLAAGLGWWLYVGREAAPVLVASADTVPRVYTAPDGSQITLRPHSRLYVRHQSTTVLRYRLEGEAFFDVVHRPERRFQVEAGPVRVTVLGTRFDVRTWGGVEIFLETGRVQLEGPRGQRQVLTAGQRSRLMADGRLSPPEPAAAAAYLDWMQGQLTFVQESAAQVVAEVAYHFGVQITVPEPYAAQTLSGTLSLDSLAQVLEDLGRVLGGHFVEIAPERYRFEANAGQ; this is encoded by the coding sequence ATGGAGCAGGCACACCATAGCGATCGCGACGAGGTGCTGGCCCGACGGATCGGGCAGCTTCGTGAGGAAGGGCGTCCGCTTTCGTCCGATGCGGAGCTGACCAACGATCCGTTGGGACAGGCGCTGCTGGCGTTTGCGGCCGAAGCAACTCCGGTGGAACAGCCAGAGCGGCGTGAGCGGATCTGGCGGCAGCTTGAAGTACGCATGCACCGGAGGCATGCAGCTGATCGGCCGATGCGGCGTCGGTCGAGGCGCAGCCCGGTCTGGCATCGAGCCCTGGCCCTGGCGGTTATCCTGCTGGCGGCTGGGCTGGGCTGGTGGTTGTATGTGGGCCGTGAAGCAGCACCCGTACTGGTTGCTTCGGCCGACACTGTACCCCGGGTGTACACAGCACCGGACGGATCGCAGATCACGCTACGGCCTCATTCCCGGCTTTATGTGCGGCACCAGTCCACTACTGTTCTGCGTTATCGACTGGAGGGTGAAGCTTTTTTTGACGTGGTTCACCGGCCGGAACGGCGTTTTCAGGTAGAAGCCGGGCCGGTACGCGTCACGGTGTTGGGCACCCGCTTCGACGTGCGTACCTGGGGAGGCGTAGAGATCTTTCTGGAGACCGGACGGGTGCAGCTTGAGGGACCCCGGGGGCAGCGCCAGGTGCTCACTGCGGGGCAGCGCAGTCGCCTGATGGCGGACGGTCGCCTGAGCCCGCCGGAGCCTGCTGCTGCCGCAGCCTATCTGGACTGGATGCAGGGGCAGCTCACTTTCGTGCAGGAATCGGCGGCGCAGGTAGTGGCCGAAGTGGCCTACCATTTCGGGGTGCAGATTACGGTGCCCGAACCCTATGCAGCCCAGACGCTCAGCGGCACGCTGTCGCTGGATAGTCTGGCACAGGTACTTGAGGATCTGGGACGCGTACTGGGAGGGCACTTTGTGGAGATTGCACCGGAACGCTACCGGTTTGAAGCGAATGCGGGGCAATAG